One window of the Panulirus ornatus isolate Po-2019 chromosome 12, ASM3632096v1, whole genome shotgun sequence genome contains the following:
- the LOC139752193 gene encoding uncharacterized protein, with translation MTTTYRRAQPVHQPLMKDTFYSDYEVESGISKRVNCLVALTVVALIVGGAALGLSIMLVMQGMESTARQETSVAMLQQRLKHLERQVGIADSSQDVMGEAPSFREHDDHPGEVSPPAGEEATIDADHPDDAEHSMAAGHPHHDLDDHAPPHVEEKPPPPVIVTGGEGNEGVPIIATHENDDSFAEVGFTLVQPPHPGHDDDDDDDDDGFGSGDCPALPRPVCPIDVSICYTIEVCPVPVCCPVHY, from the exons ATGACCACCACCTACAGGAGAGCACAACCCGTACACCAGCCACTCATGAAAGACACATTTTACAGC GACTATGAGGTGGAGAGCGGCATCAGCAAGCGGGTCAACTGTCTGGTGGCGCTGACGGTGGTGGCCCTCATCGTTGGAGGCGCCGCCCTAGGCCTCTCCATCATGCTCGTCATGCAG GGGATGGAGTCGAcagccaggcaggagacgagCGTGGCCATGTTACAGCAGCGACTCAAGCATCTGGAGAGGCAG GTGGGCATTGCCGACTCCAGCCAGGACGTGATGGGGGAAGCTCCCTCCTTCAGGGAGCATGACGACCATCCAGGAGAGGTGTCCCCCCCTGCAGGCGAAGAGGCTACGATAGACGCGGACCATCCAGATGACGCGGAACATTCGATGGCCGCGGgccaccctcaccacgacctggacGACCACGCACCACCTCACGTGGAGGAGAAGCCGCCGCCTCCTGTGATTGTAACTGGTGGGGAGGGTAACGAGGGCGTCCCTATAATcgcgacccatgagaacgacgacAGCTTTGCAGAGGTCGGGTTCACCCTGGTGCAGCCTCCCCACCCGggccacgacgacgacgacgacgacgacgacgatggcTTCGGCTCCGGGGACTGCCCCGCCTTGCCCCGCCCCGTGTGCCCCATAGACGTGAGCATATGCTACACTATAGAGGTGTGCCCCGTGCCCGTCTGCTGCCCCGTACACTACTAG